Genomic window (Polaribacter batillariae):
TGAATTTCGCGTGAGATTGCGAGATTTTTAACATCAATAAAGTTGCTTTTTTGATGCCAACTGGACCAAAAACATGGATGTCTTTTTCTCGATTTAAAATTCCGTAAGTAGATAATAAACCCACCAAACCATAAAAATGATCTCCATGTAAATGAGAAATAAAAATATGATTGATTTTAGAAAAACCAACCTTATATTTTCGCATTTGACGCTGGGTGCCTTCGCCACAATCTATTAAAAAATGTCGATTATTTATTTCTAAATATTGCGAAGTAGGAAAAGCGTTTACACGTGGAGTAGCAGAATGACAGCCTAAAATAGTTAAGTTTAGACTCATTTAATCACAAAACGTTTAGAAATTACTTTCTTTTTGTCTTGAATACTGTAAATATACATTCCTGTAGCTAAATTATCTTTGTAAAAAGAGAAACTATTTTTACCTTTTACGGTTTTGAAAGTTTTCTTAAAAACCGTTTTTCCTAAAACGTTTTTAACGGTAAATTTAACCGAAGAAATAGCTTTAGAATTGAAAGATATTTTAGTGGAGTTTGTAAAAGGATTTGGTGCAGCAGACAAAACGTCTATTGATTTTTCTTGAGAAAAACCTAGAAACGAAAAGCTTAAAAATAAAATAAAAAGTATTTTTTTTATCATATATTTTTTTAAAATCCTAATTCTCTTTCGATGTTTTCCATGTCTAAAATATCTTCTGCTTCAATTAAAGTAGGTACAATATTTAAGTGTTCTGGAAGTTCATCGACATTTACAGTCGAATTTATAATAACAAAAGATGTACCATTGTTGTTTTTTTGTTCAGCTATGTTCAAAAATAACAAAAAATCTTTAGTAGCTATGTTAATATTGTCTGAAATGTGTAAAACTACATGCTCTTTTTCGAATTCGCTTACTTTTTTTAAAAATGCTTTGTAGAATTCTTCAAATGTAGTTTCATTCGAAGAAATATAAGTGTAATGGTCTTTTTTATCAATTTGCATATTATCTTTTAATTTGTTGCGCCAATAAATAAA
Coding sequences:
- a CDS encoding T9SS type A sorting domain-containing protein, giving the protein MIKKILFILFLSFSFLGFSQEKSIDVLSAAPNPFTNSTKISFNSKAISSVKFTVKNVLGKTVFKKTFKTVKGKNSFSFYKDNLATGMYIYSIQDKKKVISKRFVIK